GTCCAAGATGATCTTCACCCACCCAGCCTTCACATCATCAGTTCCTCATATCGCCGAAAACTACGGTCGCGGAATGAACGAAAAGCGAGATTCAGCCAAGTCCTTAGACTCTGAGCCTTCTCTTAATGAAcaaccttctcctcctgTCGACCCAACTCCTGCAAGCGCACCACCCGTCTCCGCGCCCCTCTCACTCGTTCGTGAGCCTTCCGAGCGACCCGAAACCCCTGAATCTGGACGCAATATAGCCTACTCTTCGGAGCCCGCACCTGGACCAACACCCACAGCAGCACCCGCACCCGCACCCATTCCTGAGCCTCAGCCTGTACCTGAGCCAGTATCCGCCCCTCCACCACCTGTCATTGCACCTGAACCCGTCGAGCCTGAGGACCCTGGCGCTCGTGACCGATACggcttcaagaaggagaatcAGTACGTGACGCGGCAGCAATACGATACCTGGAATGCTGGATACACCGAGTACCTGGCACGCCGTCGGAAGAAGTGGAATGCCTACCTCAAGGATAATGCTCTCATGACAGATCACCCCAACCGATTCCCTGCTCCCAACGCAAAGACAAAACGCTTTGTTCGCAAGGGCATTCCTCCCGAATGGCGCGGTGCCGCTTGGTTCTACTATGCTGGTGGTCCCGCCATTCTGTCAAAGCACTCGGGTCTCTATGATAAGCTAACAACCAAGCGAGCTAAGGACGTTGATGCTGAAGCTATCGAGCGAGACTTGCATCGGACATTCCCTGACAACATTAAGTTCAAGCCTCCCGGCGGGATGGACACGGCATCGAGCAGCGCTAGAGAAAGCCAGTCAGCAATGTCGGACTCTACTCGGGGATCCAGCCCAGCGCCTCCTAATGTGGACGGAGAGACACCAATCATCACTTCTCTTCGCCGCGTGCTCCATGCCTTTGCTGTCTACAACCCTCGCATCGGATACTGCCAGAGCTTGAATTTCCTTGCtggtcttctccttctgttTGTTGACACTGAGGAGCAGTGCTTTTGGCTTCTTAATGTCATTACACGCATTTACCTTCCTGGCACCCATGAGATGAGTCTCGAGGGCTCCAAGATTGATTTGGGCGTTCTCATGACTGAGATGCGCACCTCCATGCCTGCCGTCTGGGACAAGGTCGGTGgcgagcttgaggctgatcCCAACTCACGGCCCTCGACAAGCAAGTCAATCCGCCTCACTCGTTCGCGTCGCAAGGAACTCGCACGCatgtcaacaccaactgACCGACTCCCACCAATCACTCTTTGCATGACGGCTTGGTTCATGAGTTGCTTCATTGGAACGCTCCCAATTGAGACTACTCTCCGCGTATGGGATGTCTTCTTCTACGAGGGCTCCAAGACGCTATTCCGCATTGCACtggccatcttcaagcttggcGAGAGCGAGATTCGGGCTGTAGCCGATCCCATGGAAATGTTTGGTGTTGTGCAATCGATGCCACGCCGACTGATCGACGCTAACGCCCTTATGGAGGCTTGCTTCAAACGACGGAATGGCTTCGGGCACCTCAGCCAGGTCCAGATTGACGACAAGCGCCAGCAACGACGAGCTAAGGCGCAGCTGGATCGAGTCCGTCAGGGCAAGACATGGAACGTCGGATAGTCGGAGTCGGAGGATAGCCATCACTGTCTACATCGACCCGAAACACCAGGAAATTAGACCTCTGAGCcgcgtcaacatcatcatatcatcacAACCCCTTCAACACTCcttcaatatctccttttacTGCCTTACTTCTTTCTCATTTCGGCACCCCCTGGCTCACACTGAAACAGGTGTGAGCCACCGAACCTTATCATGGAATGGCGTTTCAATGGAAGGCATGGTCTATTTCTCGATTTAGCCGGCATTGTGTCTTCgttttttctttattcacTTTCACATTCAACCCTCCTTTCAAAATTTCCTTGTATTTCTTTTTCAGCTTACCCCAATATCTGGGGGAGCTCATTTACAATGTCTCAAAGCAGCGGGGAGGGATCAGCGTTGGACGGCTGGAATGTACAGGATGGAATGAAACCTAAAAAAGGAACACTGTTTTATacttgatgacgatggtttACGGCTGCATTGCGACAAGACAAAAaagcatcaccaacctcacaGCACTCTTGTAGGGAAGAAAAACACTTCCTACGGAGGGAGGTATGGCTATGATGCAAAGGACTGGCAAAGCCAGGCGGTGTCTGGTTTTCATATAGATGGGGGGGAAAATTACGTATGAACTGGGTAGAACCTTATTGTCGAGGAGTAGATTTGGGGGATAACCTTTTTTGATACCCTAATGGAATGAAAGATAATTACACGACTGTTCGTTCTCTTTATCTACGCGCGTGGTCTAATGATGTCTCACCCTTGTCCACACGCTTCGATCTGTCTGAGACAACGGTGATCGGGATATCTACTCGTGATGAATGATAATGTCTCATGATGAATCTTGTGAGCATGGTCAAAGTGAGACAACAATCAGCCATGTTGTGCTGAAATGACTGAGAGGGGTTGAATAGGTATGCTGACACTTACACTGACACTGACATTGAGATTGGAGTCTTGTACAGGAGGATGCAAAAATAAAACGTCAAAGTTTAGCGTTCACTGCACGAAACGCATCTGGTTGGATTTCTGTCGCTTCGGACCAAGGTCTGAGGCTTCCATCATCTAACTTCGGCTATGGTAGCTTCAATTAGTAGCGAGTTTCATGACAAACATTATTGCCCCCATCCTCGCCCTTGAGAAATTCTACGTTTACCATAGCACGTCTTTTGCCATGATCACAAAAGAATTGGCAAAGATTATCTGACATGCATGAGTTCACCATGATCTAATGGACTTTGTGATGAGAGAGAAGTCGTCTTTCATCGTTGTAGTTCATCTGTATTTTCCTTTTCAATAATGATATACTGATAGAAAGCCCGGAGAGGCATCAAGATACATCCTGTGTGTTCGCTATTCCCTTTAGCTGATCTCGCTCTTTTCAAGCATTCGCTATAAAATTCACAAGTACCTAGCAAGACGCCTCCTGATGCGACGCAACCAGTTTCTGAACCTTCCTCGCTCTTGTtgctccccctccccctcgtCATCCGATGAGCTGATAAATTGCGCTATATCAGCCCAGATTTGGTCTCGTAGTTGTCTTTGTGCTAATTCCCGCATTGTTTCCCAGgactcttctctttgctctGGACTGTGATGGTCCAAAGGCAACGGGGGGCGTAGCATTCTAGGGCCTGTAACGTGTCTCAGCCTTTCTATGATTGCTCATGTGGTCTGAAATACGATTCAGGTGTAGGAGAGGGAGGCTCCGACGTACTGGAAGGTCCTGGTACTACGACGTCGCGCCCGTTATTTCCAAGTCTGTCATTCTAGGCAACTGGAGGGAAGTCAGGCGAGCCCATTGCATACATTTCAACATGTTTCTTGGCATTCTTATTAAATTCGGCACGATTGTTCTGATACTCTTGAGCAATGCGCTCCTCAAGAGGGCTATCAATCTGGGGCTCCTCTAGGAGATTTCGAAGGCCCTCGAGGACGGCGCGGAGCTGCGTGCTAGGTTTCCAAGCATCGGGcttgaggaggccaaggcagATGTTGCCTTGGCCGTCGTTTGTGACGTTGGGGTGATAGATTCGAGTGACGAACTTGACGACAGGCGGCTTGAAGGGGTACCCGGTTGGGAGGGTCAGGACGATTCCGAATTTGCCTGGGTGGTAGGGAGTTGACTCAGGTGCCGTGAGAGTTACATGCCAGGTGTAGATGGACTCATCAGGTGGGAGGGAAACGGAGAAACCCTCTGGCGGGTTTTGTGAAATCTCAGCGAATTCCTGGAATATGTTAATGGGTGGTATCGAGGATGGAAAGGAGGAGGGTTTACCTTCGTGATACGTTTGGACATTGTCGGACGATGTAGCTGTTACCTAGCTTATGGATGGGGGATGATGTCGTGCCTGTACTATACTTGCAGGGCTATTCTCTCGATGGTCTCGATATTGAAATGATGAAGAGTTGAGCGATAGAGTGTTTGCGTGATGTAGATgtagatgttgttgttggaagcatggaggaggaagaaggaaaggaaaggtaTGACGATGGTGGGGTACCTTGCTGTTGGAGGCAACAGCTCTCGATGTAGGTACCGACGAAGCTTAGCGCAAGGCACCTCGCCTTTACCTGTAATCCAAccccaagaagcaaaaagaactTCTGATGCTAATCCCGGCTGCCAAGATTAAGGGCTGCTGCAATATACTAAACAtacttaattctttattcttactgaggatgaggatgaggatccTAAGGTTTTTgccttctcaagcttctgtgGGGCTGGCTCTGGATGAAACGTAGTGGAGCAGTCAAACTATGAGCAAGAACCTCTATGTTAGGTACTTTAGGGAAGCACTTCCATTACCATGAGATATTGGCGGGACTTTGAAAGAACTGACCTGAAAGACTTAGGGAACCCTTCAAGTGTTGGACCCTGATAAACAGTTAAGAGAATCTAAGTAATCGGATGTAGGATTGAAACAGATGCACGTTGGCAGAGATTGGACGCCGGAGCATAGCGCATGATGGCACCCTATTTCTCGAGAGAAGACTACTTTCACCCATGAGGTAATGGCTCCAGCCTGAGAGGATCGAGTATCGAAGTTGTTCAACACAGAATCAAGGTTACAGGGGCTTCAAACCGAGGACAACCCTGATAACTGAGGGCCATGCTGCTCATACAAGTACAAATCGCATTACTATTCTTCAAACACTGAATCACACATCACCCAGAAACTCCCTGAACGAAACTTTTACCCTACCAAGGACTTGAATCGTCAATTAGCTTGCTCCTATACCACGCATCTCCCCAATGTATATCTAAACATCCATCATCGGCAAACATCCTTTTGAAACAGACCATATCGCTCAATCCTAACCGTCGGTACCACTGCTTCTGAATGTTGCGCACAGCGCAGCATAGTGATGTGTGAGATCCAACACATTCTGCGGCAAACTAGTAGCTTGAATGATGCTTCGGACCTTCACTGCTCCCTCGTCCTCGATCAGAGTCCGTATCGTGTGCAGTAGCTCGGGGCTGAACTCGCTGTACCATCGGTACTGCCATGTTACCAGTCGGATCACGGATGCCACCGTCTCTCTTGTgctcttggtcttttcaAAGACACGTAGGATGCCGGCGAGGGCCTTGGGGCTGAATCGGATTGATAGGCATGCGCGATACGCCTCGACGGCTTCGTCGACGTGCTGAAGACGCTCGGCGAGAGAACCAAGGATCTCCCACTCCTCTGCCGACTTCTTGTACTGCATCTGCTGGGCGCGGTACTGGGCCATCTGGGTACGCCAGATTGTGTAGACACGCAGGTCTTCGTAGAGCACCATGAAGAGGCTGTCTAGCCAGCGCTCACAAAggcgcttggtgttgagcttggacaGATGCTCATCATTCTTGGTTGTCTGTGGATTGTTAGCTTTGGTCCTGCATTGTGTGAAGATAAACCTTACCTCGCTGTCCGCCTTTGCCTCGCCTGGATCGATAACATTAGAAggcttctcgatcttgcccTGTTCACTGGTACCGTTGGTGGCAGGGAGCTCCTCGCCAGCTCCCTCAGCTTTGGAAGCggcctcatcaagcttctctacctcttcgtcctcagtctcttcatcttggttGACAGTCTGATCAGGTGTGCCCCGCAGACCATCTGTACTAGGAGTTCgctttgttgaagaggctggctgagtagcctcctgcttctctgTGCGGTACTCATCCTCCATCACAAATACATTACTCCtgatcttcagcagctggtcCCAACCAATCTTGGCAGTCATCTCGGTCAGAATATCGTACGCTTTCTTAAAAGTGCCCCTGTAAGATGCTGCTCGTAGATTGAGCAAGCTAGGGTCAACCTGTTCTGAGTATCGCGATTCAGGCTCGCTATCAATCTCGTCAAGGCGAGTTTCAGGGAGAGTCGGCAAGTGAACCTCCTTTGGTTCTGGCATCAGAGGCGTGTCCTTGTCTTGGTAAGTGAACATAGGGCATGAGTTGAGGATGGTAAGCGCATTGTCCCAATCTTCCATGGCTACGTAAACCTGAGCCAGTCTCGCCCAGGTGCTGAACTCGGTTGGGGCGGCGACAGTAGCGCGATCCGCACAACCAAGAGACATCTTCAGTCTTTCGTCTCTGAGCTCAGGCGTAGGGGcgctcttggccttgtgcAACAAGAATTCAGCTTGAGTGTCGAGCATGACATAGTCCATTGGGGTCTCTTGTAAAGATTGGTGAAGCGTTCGGACGCCAGCAACCTCCTCGTGTCCCATGAACATGACCTTTGCCAGCAGAGATGATACCTCGACGCTTTGCGTTCGGAGCTTCTCAAACAAGTTGATTCCAGAGGCATAGCGTCCAGTTGTCTCGAGGTACTTGAGCAGACCCGTAGTTAGGTGATTCGACACGTTAGTAGGCACCTGAACCACAGAATCGGAACCCAGCTGCCATCCTAGAAAGTTGGTTAGCCTACGTAGAGTAGCCAGTTTGGGGTCCCATAcccctgaagaagagctgttCTGCAGCATGGAGGAAACGATGCTCGGTTTCAGTGTTTGTCACAGGATTGAATCTTCGAACACCCATAATCTTTCGAATAGTATCGCCGCTACCGTCGTCTGCGTACGAGTAAGCTCGAAGAACGCTGCATAGATAAGTCTCCAGCCAAAGCTCGTCCGATGCCTTCCTCTTTTCGCCTCGTTCGTCGACGCAGTAGCTTTCTACGGTTCCAGGGATCGATACGTGTACGCGCATGTCGAGTCGCGAGAAGGCATTGTAGCAGCTATTCAGAATTAGGGTCTGCAATCGCGAATGCAGGGGCGCATAGGAGTCATGACGTACCAATAGACACCCTCGACAATCTTGTTGGTCGCATTTGGCCCAGATTCTTTGTAGGTCAGGGTATTAATATATGCTGCTAGACTCGCAGAAGAGGATGCATCGACACCGGTAACATGGTGGTAGACACCAGTCTTTAGAAATCAGTTCCTGGTCTCCCTTGCGCCGAGAAGCTTGCGTACCTGTTTAGCTGGGTTTCGCACGGCAtgtttgagaagatgaacaagatcGGGAGGACCAAGTTCTCTTAGACCAGAGAGGGATTCGGTTCGTGCATCGATCGACTCGTGGAGGATCTCCTCGGTGATTCTATCACGAGATTAGCTATATGAACGCCAAGGATATTGCTGGTGTTGCGCACTCAGGGACCGCTGGCGCGACCATGACGACGAGCTCCTCGTGAACCGCTAACGATAATCAGAGTCGAAATTGAAGCGAAGGCTGTCGAAATTGACTCGTCTAGGGAATAAAGAGGGGAAAAGTCGAGGTCGGTTGCGATCTCTTTGTTCTCGAATCGAGAACTGCGGAGCTGGCGTAAGATGTTGAAGCCAACCGTTGTTGGTCCCTCCCTAAGATCTGGCCTTGctccttgctctccttgATAGCTGGAGCTACGTACTGAGTTAGTCCAGGCCACGTTAGGGGCCGTGCAGCTCAAACACCGCCACATCCACGTGCTCCTACCGCAAACCGAGTCCCTGTGTGGCGTAATGGGGCTGAAATGACCCGCGTCTTAGAACGCGCTTTCGTCAGGGCAATTAATGAGGTGGACATCCGCTAAGCATACCCAATTGACCCCAAACTCCCATCAAAATAGCCAACTTGTTAGGATAGATACTCTATCGCACACACGAATGTCGGCTGTTGCTCTAGAAGTATTGCGACCGCCAATATGGTATGATACCCAGATTTGGGAGAGGACGTTTGCTAATGAAATATTAAAGCCGGCATTCCAAGCAATCAACCTCGAGCCCGAGGACAATATCGACGAACAAATCGATACCACAAAGGAGATCCATGTGAGATTGACAGCTAACGAAGCAATCGCGAACAATTTCTGACCTATTTCAGGTCGACGAAGCTCTAAAAAGGTTCCAAAATGCCTTGAAACTCCATGCACAAGGACCCCGATCGCGCGAAGCTGCCGAAAACGCATACAACGAGCTATTCGAATCCGAGATCTTCAAATACCGAGAAGCCAAAACCGACTACGAACGAGCAGAGCGACATGCAGACGGTCAACCAGATGTGTCCAACTTGGATCATTCCCTCACAGATGGAGGATTAGATGTCGATGCCGGAGGGGCAGATGGTGTCGCTGCCAGTCTTTCTCAAGCGCTCTATTTATCGTACAAAAACTACGGCCAGTTCTTTGTCGACAAGTACAAGGACGAGTCAACCTCAAATCCGGCATTCAAGGAAAAGACCCGACTGAAGTACCATGACGACCACGCAAACCAAGTTTTGGATAGATGGATGGCTGCTTTGGACCAGGACCCGTCCGATCCAGAGCTCTGGAGAAGGGCTGCTCGTTTCGCTGGCGCCATGAATAGCCACCGTATCAAGAGGTATTGTCTTGAGGCTGCGATTGAGTTGGATGACGACCCTGCTGTTGTGGAAGTTGACCCTCCCTCTTTAGCAGAAGGCATGGCAGGTGAGCAGTTGAAAGACCATCtgcagcttcttggcgacgaCATGGCTCTATCGCATCCGATAATGGCTCCCTGGCTTAAGAAGAAAATGCCTGCTCTTCTCAAGCGCCACCTTGATCCTATTCCCTTTCTACCCGACCCGACTAAGTCATTAATACCACCCAAAGACCCCATTACTCAGGATCAGACTGCAGAAGACACGGAAATGAGAGATGCCGAGAATGCCAGCCGCAGCGATCCTAAGACAGTGTTGTCGTGGGcaagtcttggtgatgaaatCATAAATCGTCTTACGAATTATACCGAGGTATTTGACATATTTGATGAAATTTTGGAAAGCAGCGTGGACGAGGCTGTCGTGGAAACACCCTCGAACGATTCTGAAAGCATCAGTTCAGAAATTCAAGTCGCGATAGGAAGGCCGATCCAGCCAGCGGAATCGTCTGAGAAGAGTAGCCCTGAAGCAGAACCCAAGGATCAAAAAGCGGCATCTGAGGCCACCGAAGACAGCCAAAAGGCTGCTGACCAAACCAGAAAAGAAGCCAATGGAGTATCAACAAGAAAACGATCGCAATCTGCAGCGGGACTGCCAGACGGcgcggaagaagagaatgcGACCGAGAAACGCAGTAAACGAGTTCGACGAAGAGAAACACTACAAGCTGAGGATTCAACTGATCCCAGCACATTAATTGCTAATCAATTACAGCCTTATCAAGGCGCTGACCAAAACCTATTCCAAATGACCAAGAGCGTCCTGGAAAATCTGGGCGTGGACGACAAGTCGACCTTCGATTTCATCACTGAACTCATTGATTCGTGTGCTGTTGAAGACCGGCCAGGCAAGATTGCAAATCTGGCCGCAGGGGATCTGAGCAGTGCTATTGTTGACTTTCGCGAGGAGGTCGCCAAGGTGTTTTTGCACAAGAATGAACAAGCCCCTCTCGGTCCATCATCTTTCTTGGAGCATGCGAAGACAAGTTCGCAAGACCAGAACTCAACGCCGACTTTCAATGAGACCCAGGGCTTAAGGTCGTTTGCCACCAAGATCGGAGAATCTCGATCGTGGATGACCATTGACGATGTCGCATATGAATGGGTCAGAGCTGTTAGCCAGAGCTATGCAACAACCAAGTGGTCCGACAAGATGAAGTTATCTGTAGTCCAGATGCTCAATCATTCGGACGCAGCATTGCATCAAAGGATcaatgagaagattgagttGGCTGCTGGCTCACCCGAGAAGCTGGCCGAGCTCGAAACCATCGTCCCTATGATCTATGAACTTCATATCGACGTATACGAGCTCATCACCAATCCCAACAGCGTTGTGGATTATGCAACTCGTATGAAGACCAAATATCGACTCGGCCGGTGGCTTAATGTTGCTTCTGCTTACATCCAGGCACTCGATCGCCCTTCAAATGATGAACTCTCAGCACGTTTCTTATGGACCTCAGTTCTTGTGTCTTCACATTCTGAGCGTCCTGTGCGCGAACACATCCTTCTCATGTGGACATCTCTACGGGATCACCTGACAGATGAGAATATTCCAACCATTTCACTGCCAAACAACGTGGTCATGCCGACGATCTCCCCACAAGCCGCGGATCGCGAAATCTCCAAGCTCACTACAATGGACTTTTTCCTCGGATTATTCCAGGACAACATGGAGGATCCAGTCTCTGTCATTGAGACGCTAGAGCCTGTTCTCAACCCTTCTTCAGTCTGCGTTCCCGATCAGGAGACAGAACCCGAGAGTCCATGTACTGAAGACGATgattcaagctcaagctcaagcgaCAAACAAAAGAAGTCGCTCTCGGACTGTGCAAGTCAGAGCCTGCAAGATTTGTGGAAATTTCTTCACAACAGTAGCACAGAGCTTAGGTTGTTTCTGTGGTCACGTTTGGGAACCGCTTACCACGCTATTGGTTATCCTACCAAGCAATTCTCTGGTTATCTGAAGAGCATTGAGTTGATTGTATCAGATCTGGAAAGCGAAACATATGCCAACACTCCGGCCGACTCCAGGAAGTTGCTCTTTATGCGCACTCTGAAATCacttgatgagctccttATAAGTGCACTGTATTCTGCGCTCAATGATAACACGGCTTTCGAGATCATTGACGACGCTCACATCAAATCCACCACTGCCGCGCTCGCCAAGGTCAACTGTTTACTGCACGTGTCGAGCCTCTGCGAAGATGAGGTCCGCATTGGCCTTAAGACAGAACGACCTGGCAATGCTGCTTCAAAGGCAGCCCTCCAATCACTCAAGAACAGGTTGAAGGAGATGCAGATTCGTGCATGGTGCCTCCAATACACCATGTTCAAGGCTGGCATCAATGAGGACAATTGTATAATCGGGCCCGAAAAGGACCTGGCCGACTTCCTCGCCGCCATCCACCAGGTTATTGGCATTCGCAAGTTCTGCAAAGCCTCTAACAAAATCTTCCTCAAGGTCATGCGCGTcgaacttctcaagctcaagaacatTGAGAACTGGGAAGACTATCTTGGACAAGTGCTCTACGATTTACATGGCCTCAAACTTGGGGCAGGCGTTTGGGAAGTTCAGGATCACGCCTGTCCTcccgagaagcttgagaagcgaCAGACCATGCAACTCGTGGAGAGGGTTACTATTCTCGCGAACCGCATGCCGATGAAAGATCTTCTCAAGTCAGATCTCAAGACAACAATTGACCACATGCAGCAGACTCTTGGCCAAGCAAAGTCGACGTCTCAGATGTACCACAATCTCCGCAACTTTACCGAGTACTTGAAGAGGCCTATACACCCACTGCGCCTGTACCGAGCCCTTACTGGGGAAGTCTCAGTCGACGCTGTGTCTGTTAACACGCCGGAGACCATCCTCGCGACTCATGGCTGGTTCTTTTTGCTCGGCATGATGGCTCTCACCAAATTCAAGGGTGTTGACTTGAACCGTAGACAGACCCCTGGCGCAACCGACGATTTGCGTATTGGTGCGACTTTCTTGAGACTCCAACTTCAGTTCACTGCAGACAGGTGGGATGCCTGGTTCCGGTTGGCCGAATGCTTTGACTACGAATTGGACGAATCGGTTCTTTGGACTGCTGACAAGATGAATAAGGACCGACCTGAGTTGGTTAAGTTCCAGCGAAATGCTATCCATTGCTATACCCTCGCGCTTTCACACTCCCGTAACGTGGAAGTTGAAACGCATGATGGAGACCCTTTGCATGACCTGTATCACAAATTTGCTATGCGAATGTATGCCTCGAGCCGTGAGCCATTCGCTATGGAACCGTTCCATCACTCTGATCAAGAAAGGTACTTTATCGAGGATATGGGAGCTGGAACCTTCAAGAAGATTTTGCACCCGCAAATGAATGAGTACAAAGTCTGGAAATTCGCAGCCAAGCTGTTCAGGATGGCAATGCAACGAAAACCAACCGATTGGAAGTAAGTCGAAGCCCCCACGTAGGTGTATGCCGAGTCTAACAGTGGCAGGAACCCGTACATGCT
This genomic stretch from Fusarium fujikuroi IMI 58289 draft genome, chromosome FFUJ_chr09 harbors:
- a CDS encoding related to transcriptional corepressor HIR3 yields the protein MSAVALEVLRPPIWYDTQIWERTFANEILKPAFQAINLEPEDNIDEQIDTTKEIHVDEALKRFQNALKLHAQGPRSREAAENAYNELFESEIFKYREAKTDYERAERHADGQPDVSNLDHSLTDGGLDVDAGGADGVAASLSQALYLSYKNYGQFFVDKYKDESTSNPAFKEKTRLKYHDDHANQVLDRWMAALDQDPSDPELWRRAARFAGAMNSHRIKRYCLEAAIELDDDPAVVEVDPPSLAEGMAGEQLKDHLQLLGDDMALSHPIMAPWLKKKMPALLKRHLDPIPFLPDPTKSLIPPKDPITQDQTAEDTEMRDAENASRSDPKTVLSWASLGDEIINRLTNYTEVFDIFDEILESSVDEAVVETPSNDSESISSEIQVAIGRPIQPAESSEKSSPEAEPKDQKAASEATEDSQKAADQTRKEANGVSTRKRSQSAAGLPDGAEEENATEKRSKRVRRRETLQAEDSTDPSTLIANQLQPYQGADQNLFQMTKSVLENLGVDDKSTFDFITELIDSCAVEDRPGKIANLAAGDLSSAIVDFREEVAKVFLHKNEQAPLGPSSFLEHAKTSSQDQNSTPTFNETQGLRSFATKIGESRSWMTIDDVAYEWVRAVSQSYATTKWSDKMKLSVVQMLNHSDAALHQRINEKIELAAGSPEKLAELETIVPMIYELHIDVYELITNPNSVVDYATRMKTKYRLGRWLNVASAYIQALDRPSNDELSARFLWTSVLVSSHSERPVREHILLMWTSLRDHLTDENIPTISLPNNVVMPTISPQAADREISKLTTMDFFLGLFQDNMEDPVSVIETLEPVLNPSSVCVPDQETEPESPCTEDDDSSSSSSDKQKKSLSDCASQSLQDLWKFLHNSSTELRLFLWSRLGTAYHAIGYPTKQFSGYLKSIELIVSDLESETYANTPADSRKLLFMRTLKSLDELLISALYSALNDNTAFEIIDDAHIKSTTAALAKVNCLLHVSSLCEDEVRIGLKTERPGNAASKAALQSLKNRLKEMQIRAWCLQYTMFKAGINEDNCIIGPEKDLADFLAAIHQVIGIRKFCKASNKIFLKVMRVELLKLKNIENWEDYLGQVLYDLHGLKLGAGVWEVQDHACPPEKLEKRQTMQLVERVTILANRMPMKDLLKSDLKTTIDHMQQTLGQAKSTSQMYHNLRNFTEYLKRPIHPLRLYRALTGEVSVDAVSVNTPETILATHGWFFLLGMMALTKFKGVDLNRRQTPGATDDLRIGATFLRLQLQFTADRWDAWFRLAECFDYELDESVLWTADKMNKDRPELVKFQRNAIHCYTLALSHSRNVEVETHDGDPLHDLYHKFAMRMYASSREPFAMEPFHHSDQERYFIEDMGAGTFKKILHPQMNEYKVWKFAAKLFRMAMQRKPTDWKNPYMLSKCYWKMYQTSDDQLDVKDIKSKISIELLIHTLQKAVTVAHNARRGRNSDPILEPHYKIVSILHKLVIRGDLSSKEAAAILAEQPFGLAVNPDDHFASFTEPEDWEEYIIRNLTKLRDKDKSNWQHRIIIRHARILFDEANEAQGSDRLVEAKAAFGILRDSMVTKTMVMNVWKCDAERPGRHHVYTEQYVRFMTKLLVIMSDRNNLEQLLRRLRKKGADYYHFTDLWQSCCMAYLKLLREGYHVSPVSDDVFKSLSSEEFEVIGERIADWAASDGADIPLFNCMKETIELKKLNANLTKVAPIDDLLNDCYSRIYSEIAKTLPGPDPSKVVEERHHAKEVAAQLEAAQAEAKATSSLANILNAPNGQESITGTATPMETEKHEAAPRARKLGVRRPDVLRKAEQAVVRALEAPKSSKSRVGSVSSGKRGSHTPIQHASDAGSDEEADAQIRREAGHDVDIDMKDAGDEHEEEHEEDHEDHEEEHDEDHEDGADEDNGEEHAEDKAESEEGSIHDSADDESDLSDVPEDYDEEVPPGLIFPNLRRHNDESSGEDADSESEGDDEAEESDGEEEAEEVAEEEEEHDESREDGEETLGNEDTELVDGEEEEDEVDGDERREDWDADDSVRAEAW